The DNA region ACTACCAGTGTTGGTGAAAATTTAGGTGAATATTCAAGATATTTTCATCAGGGATTAACATCTTCAGATATTTTAGACACTTCTTTAGGTATTCTTTTAAAGAAGTCTTCCATTATTCTTATTAAAGATATAATTCAGGTCATAGATAAGTTGAAAGAATTAGCATTTAAACATAAAAATACCATTATGATTGGTCGTACTCATGGAGTCCATGCAGAACCTATTACCTTAGGACTTAAATTTAGTTTATGGTATTCTGAAATGAGGAGAAACTTAAAAAGAATGAAAATGACCAAGGAGGAAGTCA from Atribacterota bacterium includes:
- a CDS encoding lyase family protein — protein: MIKRYSMEPMRLLWDEKNKYDIWLKVELSVCEARKVLGLLDDNTFSLIKKRATYSIDRINELEKLLKHDVLSFTTSVGENLGEYSRYFHQGLTSSDILDTSLGILLKKSSIILIKDIIQVIDKLKELAFKHKNTIMIGRTHGVHAEPITLGLKFSLWYSEMRRNLKRMKMTKEEV